From Streptomyces sp. NBC_01754, a single genomic window includes:
- the glpX gene encoding class II fructose-bisphosphatase — MSEHHLPSQLEVSPEAPDRNLALELVRVTEAAAMAAGRWVGRGDKIGADGAAVKAMRTLVSTVSMNGVVVIGEGEKDEAPMLFNGERIGDGTGAEVDIAVDPIDGTTLNAKGMPNAIAVLAAADRGAMFDPSAVFYMDKLVTGPEAADFVDIDAPVSVNIRRVAKAKNSAPEDVTVVVLDRPRHDGIVKEIRETGARIQFISDGDVAGSIMAAREGTGVDLLMGIGGTPEGIISACAIKCLGGVIQGKLWPKDEAERRKALDAGHDLDRVLSTDDLVRGDNVFFVATGITDGELLRGVRYRAETATTESLVMRSKSGTIRRIDSSHRLSKLRAYSAIDFDRAK; from the coding sequence ATGTCCGAGCATCATCTGCCGTCCCAGCTCGAGGTCTCCCCGGAAGCCCCGGACCGCAACCTGGCCCTCGAACTGGTCCGGGTCACCGAGGCCGCCGCCATGGCCGCCGGGCGCTGGGTCGGCCGCGGCGACAAGATCGGGGCCGACGGTGCCGCGGTCAAGGCCATGCGGACCCTCGTCTCCACCGTCTCGATGAACGGCGTCGTCGTCATCGGTGAGGGCGAGAAGGACGAAGCCCCCATGCTGTTCAACGGTGAGCGGATCGGTGACGGGACCGGTGCCGAGGTCGACATCGCCGTCGACCCGATCGACGGCACGACACTCAACGCCAAGGGCATGCCGAACGCGATCGCCGTCCTGGCCGCCGCCGACCGCGGTGCGATGTTCGACCCGTCCGCCGTCTTCTACATGGACAAGCTGGTCACCGGCCCCGAGGCCGCCGACTTCGTCGACATCGACGCTCCCGTGTCGGTGAACATCCGCCGGGTGGCCAAGGCCAAGAACTCGGCCCCCGAGGACGTCACCGTCGTCGTCCTCGACCGGCCCCGGCACGACGGCATCGTCAAGGAGATCCGGGAGACGGGCGCCCGGATCCAGTTCATCTCCGACGGGGATGTCGCCGGCTCGATCATGGCGGCCCGCGAAGGAACCGGCGTCGACCTGCTCATGGGCATCGGCGGCACACCCGAGGGGATCATCTCGGCGTGCGCCATAAAGTGCCTCGGCGGCGTCATCCAGGGCAAGCTCTGGCCGAAGGACGAGGCCGAGCGCCGCAAGGCGCTGGACGCCGGGCACGACCTGGACCGGGTGCTCTCCACGGACGACCTCGTCCGCGGCGACAACGTCTTCTTCGTGGCCACCGGCATCACCGACGGCGAGCTGCTGCGCGGGGTGCGCTACCGCGCGGAGACGGCGACCACGGAGTCCCTGGTGATGCGGTCCAAGTCGGGGACG
- a CDS encoding DUF4245 domain-containing protein, protein MASKRGKQTVRDMFLSMLVITAVAGVVYIFIPHDDKAAPIQAVDYRVELATARRAAPYPVAAPAGLPEGWKPTSVSYAGNKGAGWHLGYLDPDDRYVAVEQSTTPAKKYVPAVSQDAKNTGRTRDVAGQSWEIWEGPKYDALVLHAEGVTTVVTGSAPAERLVEMAQALETAPEASPSTSADPSAAPAAS, encoded by the coding sequence GTGGCTAGCAAGCGAGGCAAGCAGACCGTCCGGGACATGTTCCTGTCGATGCTCGTGATCACCGCAGTGGCGGGCGTCGTCTACATCTTCATCCCGCACGACGACAAGGCCGCCCCGATCCAGGCGGTCGACTACCGGGTGGAACTCGCGACCGCGAGGCGTGCCGCCCCGTACCCGGTGGCCGCGCCGGCGGGGCTGCCCGAGGGCTGGAAGCCCACCTCCGTCTCGTACGCGGGGAACAAGGGCGCCGGCTGGCACCTCGGCTACCTCGACCCGGACGACCGTTACGTCGCGGTGGAGCAGTCGACGACCCCGGCGAAGAAGTACGTGCCCGCGGTCAGCCAGGACGCCAAGAACACCGGGCGCACGCGTGACGTCGCCGGACAGTCGTGGGAGATCTGGGAGGGCCCCAAGTACGACGCGCTCGTGCTGCACGCCGAAGGTGTCACGACGGTGGTCACCGGCTCGGCCCCGGCGGAGCGGCTGGTGGAGATGGCCCAGGCCCTGGAGACGGCCCCCGAGGCATCCCCCAGCACCTCCGCCGACCCCTCCGCGGCGCCCGCGGCCTCCTGA
- a CDS encoding malonic semialdehyde reductase produces MSLALDPTAQDLLFREARTANTFTDEPVTDEQIQAIYDLVKYGPTAFNQSPLRIILVRSAEGRERLVRHMAEGNQPKTSTAPLVALLVADNEFHEEIPALLPHFPQAKDAFFSERPAREQSAALNAALQAAYFIIGVRAAGLAAGPMTGFDAAGIEKEFLDGDHKLLMAVNIGKPGEDAWFPRLPRLSYDEVVTTV; encoded by the coding sequence ATGTCCCTCGCACTTGACCCCACCGCCCAGGACCTCCTCTTCCGCGAGGCGCGGACCGCCAACACCTTCACGGACGAGCCGGTGACCGACGAGCAGATCCAGGCCATCTACGACCTGGTCAAGTACGGCCCCACCGCCTTCAACCAGTCGCCGCTGCGCATCATCCTGGTCCGCTCGGCCGAGGGCCGCGAGCGCCTGGTGCGGCACATGGCGGAGGGCAACCAGCCGAAGACCTCCACCGCCCCGCTGGTCGCGCTGCTCGTCGCGGACAACGAGTTCCACGAGGAGATCCCCGCGCTCCTGCCCCACTTCCCGCAGGCCAAGGACGCGTTCTTCTCGGAGCGCCCGGCCCGTGAGCAGTCCGCCGCACTGAACGCCGCGCTCCAGGCCGCCTACTTCATCATCGGCGTCCGGGCCGCCGGCCTGGCCGCCGGCCCGATGACCGGTTTCGACGCCGCGGGCATCGAGAAGGAGTTCCTGGACGGCGACCACAAGCTCCTCATGGCCGTCAACATCGGTAAGCCCGGCGAGGACGCCTGGTTCCCGCGCCTGCCGCGCCTGTCCTACGACGAGGTCGTCACGACCGTCTGA
- a CDS encoding exodeoxyribonuclease VII small subunit, with product MTDDGTAAVAETGTLGYEQARDELIEVVRRLEAGGTTLEESLALWERGEELAKVCRHWLEGARARLDAALAGPREESSEDDGGSGRAAGGGSG from the coding sequence ATGACGGACGACGGGACGGCGGCTGTGGCCGAGACGGGCACGCTCGGGTACGAGCAGGCACGGGACGAGCTCATCGAGGTCGTACGCCGCCTGGAGGCGGGCGGCACGACGCTGGAGGAGTCGCTGGCCCTCTGGGAGCGGGGCGAGGAGCTGGCGAAGGTGTGCCGGCACTGGCTGGAGGGGGCCCGTGCCCGGCTGGACGCGGCGCTGGCCGGCCCTCGTGAGGAGTCCTCGGAGGACGACGGCGGGAGCGGCCGGGCAGCGGGTGGCGGATCGGGCTGA